Within Candidatus Binataceae bacterium, the genomic segment CGGCGAGCGCACGAATCCTTCATGGGAAGTCGCGCAAATGCTCCACGGCCGCGAGATCGGAGGGCTCGTCGTCAAGGCGGTGCGGCTCCCGGTCAACACGCCGCGCGCGGTGCGCGCGATCGCGGCGGAGATCCGCCGGCTCCGTCCGCGCGCCGTGCTCGGGCTGGGGCAGGCGGGCGGGCGTCCTGCGATCTCGCTCGAGAAGGTCGCGATCAACCTTGCCGAGCGCCGCGCCGGCCATGAGAGCGACGGCGGACTTGCGGGCACGCCGGTCGTGCGTGGCGGCGCCGACGCGATCTTCGCGCGGCTGCCGCTGCGCACGATCCTCCGTGCGCTCGAGCGCCGCGGAATTCCCGCGGCGCTCTCGCTGAGCGCCGGCGCTTACGTGTGCAACGCGGTGATGTACGCGACGTTGCATACGCTTGCCGCGCGGCCCGAGGTTGCCGCGGGCTTCATCCACCTGCCCTACACGGCGCGCCAGGCGGTGCG encodes:
- a CDS encoding pyroglutamyl-peptidase I codes for the protein MKRALNARTRLAKGSRPAARRRVRAVLLLSAFEPFGGERTNPSWEVAQMLHGREIGGLVVKAVRLPVNTPRAVRAIAAEIRRLRPRAVLGLGQAGGRPAISLEKVAINLAERRAGHESDGGLAGTPVVRGGADAIFARLPLRTILRALERRGIPAALSLSAGAYVCNAVMYATLHTLAARPEVAAGFIHLPYTARQAVRHRQAPSMSIEVMAAAVEAAMAALARAPRRRG